GGCGGCCGTACGGGTCCCAGAACGACCACAGGTACAGGGCGCCGTAGAGCAGCGGCAGCACGAGCAGCGCGACCAGCGCCGCGCGCGGCAGCCGTCCGCGCCCGAACCGCCTCAACTCGAGTGCGGCCAGCCTAGGCGTGCGCATCGACGTCCTCCTTCGGATCACTGTCGCGGACCTGGGTGCTGCCGTTCGCGGGGCTCTGCTCGCCGCTGTCCGCGTCTCTCGCCCCGGCCGCCGTTCCGGCGTCCCCCGAGCCGCCGGTGCCGCCCCTGCCGCGCACCGCCGCGGTGTCCTTCGCCCCGGTCCGTACGACCACGCAGTCGTCGGGTGCGGTGCGGCAGACGGCCGCCACCGTGGTGCCCGCGCGCGTGAGCGAGCGCAGCAGCGTCCACAGTTCGGCGCGCTCGGCGTCGGAGAGCTTGGTGTCGATGTCGTCGACGCCGAGCAGTCCGGGCCGGCCGAGCAGCGCCAGGGCGATGGACAGGCGCAGCTCCTGGGGCCGCTCGAGGTCGCGCACGGCCGTCCGGGAGCCCTTGGGCAGCGTTTCGAGGTCCAGCCCGGCGGCGGCGAGGGCAGCGTCGACGCGCAGCCGGGCCTCGTGCACGCGCTGGGCGCGGGGGCGCAGCAGCTCGCGGACGGAGTCGCCGAAGCGGCTCTGCAGCAGGGCCCGCTCCCGCAGGTGCTCGCCGACGGTCAGCGCGGGCTCCAGATCGGTCACCCCCGCCACGTTGGCCACCGCGCTGACGCGGCGCAGCCGGGCCATGTGCCGGGGAAGTTTGAAGCCCCCGACGGTGGCCACTCCCTCGGTGGGCTTCATCCGTCCGGTGAGCGTGAGCAGCAGACAGGTCCGGCCGGAGCCGGACGGCCCCTCGATCGCGATGAGCGAGCCGGGTTCCGCGTCGACGGCGACGCCCCGGAAGGCCCACCCCCGCGGCCCCTTGAGCCCCAGGCCCGCTGCCCTGACGTCCACGCCGTCCGCGCCGTCCACAGGTCCCCCTGTCCCTTCGTGCCGGTGAAGCCATTTTGAACTGACTGGTCAGTGCAAAAATAGCCCCGAACCTGCGATCGATGCAAAACCCCAGGTCAGAACGGATTGTCAGTGCCATACCTCACGATGGGCACATACGGCACCCGTGCCGTCACCCAGACGACAGGAGGTTCGTCATGGCCAACCCGTCC
This genomic interval from Streptomyces sp. NBC_00557 contains the following:
- a CDS encoding ATP-binding cassette domain-containing protein translates to MDGADGVDVRAAGLGLKGPRGWAFRGVAVDAEPGSLIAIEGPSGSGRTCLLLTLTGRMKPTEGVATVGGFKLPRHMARLRRVSAVANVAGVTDLEPALTVGEHLRERALLQSRFGDSVRELLRPRAQRVHEARLRVDAALAAAGLDLETLPKGSRTAVRDLERPQELRLSIALALLGRPGLLGVDDIDTKLSDAERAELWTLLRSLTRAGTTVAAVCRTAPDDCVVVRTGAKDTAAVRGRGGTGGSGDAGTAAGARDADSGEQSPANGSTQVRDSDPKEDVDAHA